The following DNA comes from Chryseobacterium gallinarum.
TCATATTTGCTAAAATTGTAAATTTCGTAACTGCTTATTTTAGTGGCGTTTGTTATAAAATTAAGTTAATTTTTAAAAATTTAACATGAAAAATAATAAGTCTACTTGTTTTGTAGACTAAATATTTATAGCTTTGCAACTATATTTCGATCGGCTTATAAAGAAAGATGGAGGGAACTGACCCTGTGAAGTCTTAACAACCTGCGTTATGTAAGGTGTTACATTCAGCCTTTTAAAGGGAAAATAAGCATTTGGTTTATCGTATATTTCGATGCCCTTTGCTGATTATTCTGCAAAGGGCAAAATTTTTATATATGGTAAATAAAATTGATTATGATTAGAGAAAAATTAATTAATTATACAATTTGGATCCCATCAGTGGCGGTATTTTTCTTAGGAGTTACCGGGATTAATGGACAGAGTTCGGGACCTAAAAAAGATACTCTTCATGAAAAGGAGATTGATGAAGTTGTAGTAGTTGCTTATGGAAAAGCAAAAAGAACAAGCTATACAGGTTCTGTAGCAACTATTTCCAGTGATAAAATCAACAACAGGCCCGTCACCAATATCACCAAAGCGCTGGAAGGCCAGGTACCGGGAATCCAGACAACAAGTTCTTCCGGACAGCCCGGAGCCACATCTACAATCCGGATCAGGGGGATTGGCTCCATCAGTGCCTCCAGTGATCCTCTTTACGTAGTAGATGGAATTCCTTTTGACGGAAACCTGAACGCCATCAGCCCCAATGATATTGAATCCATCAGTGTATTGAAAGATGCTACAGCAAGTGCCTTGTATGGTTCAAGAGGAGCCAACGGGATTATTATCATTACCACGAAATCCGGTAAAAAAGGCGAGGCCAGGGTGAATTTTAATATCAGCCAGGGATTCTCCGGCAGAGCAGTGAAAGATTATCAACAGGTAAGTACGGATCAATATTTTGAACTTTACTGGGAAGCGATGAGGAACGGCTATCAATCAGGTAAAGTATCAGCACAGCAGGCTGCACAAATGGCCACTGATAATATAGTTTCAGGTGCAGGGCTTTCTATTAATCCTTACGGGGCCGGTTATCCTAAACCTGTAGGTACAGACGGGAAATTGTTGCCCGGCGCAAAAGCTTTATGGAATGACGACTGGCGGGATATTTTGCAAAGAGTAGCTTCCAGGAATCAGGTGGATCTTGATATTAGTGGCGGAAGCGAAAAAAGTAACTATTTCTTTTCACTGGGGTATCTGGATGATAAAGGAATGGCGATTGAATCCGGGTTTAAGAGATATAATACCAGATTAAAACTCAACTCAGAAGTTAAAAAATGGTTGAATGTAGGGGTGAATTTGAGCTATACCAATAGCATTCAGCAAGCTCCACCTTCATCAGATTCAAAATCCAGTAACATCATCCAGGCGGCAAGGGTAATCCCTTCTTTCTATCCTTATTATGAAAGAAATCCTGATGGATCGTATGTGTTGGATGCTGCAGGAAACAGAATTTATGATTTTGGAAAGTACAGGCCTACAAGTGCTCTCCAGAATCAAAATGCTGCTGCTACCTTGCCTCTTGATAAGAATGAAAATAAAGAAGACAACTTTTCAGGAAAAGGGTTTCTGGATTTTACCTTCCTGCCGGAGCTGAAGTTCAGATCAAGTTTTTCCGTTGATCTGGTTAATTACAACGGACATTATTATTCTAATCCGCTTATCGGACAAGGAAGTGAAACAAACGGTTCTGTAACGAAATCCAACAGCAGGACGTTGTCATATACTACCAGTAATATTTTAACTTTTGATAAGAAATGGGGTAAGCATCATTTTAATGTTTTAGGAGGGCAGGAATTTTATAAATATGATTATCAGACAATTTCCGGTAGCAGAACTCAGTTCTCCCTGCCTTATTATTATGAGCCAGATGGAGCTGCTTTATTGGGAAGCTTCAGCGGGAATAGTGATAAGGTAAGCCTCCTGAGTTTCCTGGGAAAGGTGGAATATGATTTTAATAATACGTATTTCTTATCCTTTTCAGGAAGGGCGGACGGATCTTCAAGATTTTCTCCGGATAACAGATGGGGGAAATTCTGGTCTGTAGGAGGTTCATGGAAAATTTCAAATGAAGAGCTGATTAAAAACCTGAATGTATTTAATCAACTGACACTCCGTGCAAGCTATGGAGGACAGGGTAACGATAAGTTGTTACGCCCTAATGGCTCACCTCTTTATTATGCTTACCAGGAATTGTACAGGTTTTATAATAACCTGGGTGAAGCAGGAACTGTTTTAGAAAAAGCAGCTACAGCTAATGTGAAGTGGGAAACCAACTTAAATTTGAATGTCGGACTGGAGTTTGGAATTCTTAAAAACAGGATTAAAGGAAATATTGAATATTTTAAAAGACAAAGCCAGGATCTGTTATTTAATATGCCGGTTGCCCCGTCATTGGGGATCAGTGATTTTCCTGCCAATATTGGGACCATACAAAATACAGGTTTTGAATTTTCATTATTCACAACTCCCGTTAAGAAAGATGATTTTCAGTGGGACCTGGATATTAACCTGAGTACTCTGAGTAATAAGGTTACCAGGCTTCCGAAAGGTTCTATCGTAACGGGAACCAAATTACTGCAGGAAGGTGGATCTGTCTATGATTTCTATATTCCCGAATGGGCCGGGGTGGACCCAAGTAATGGAAAGCCTTTATGGAAAACGATTTCTCAGGATGCCAACGGAAATACTATTGAAGGAACCACATCTGAATATGCAAAAGCAACAAGAACCTTACAAGGTTCTGCATTACCTAAAGTAACAGGAGGAGTAAGTACGAACATCATCTATAAAAACTTTGATTTCTCAGCATTGCTTACTTTTAAAATAGGGGGTAAGATTCTGGACACAGATTATACTTCACTGCTTCATAACGGAAGTGCAGGAGGACGTGCCTGGAGTGTTGAAATGCTGAACAGATGGACTCCGGACAATCCTTACACAGATGTTCCCGCTTTAAGTACCACTACCAATAACTGGACTTCTACTTCTTCGAGGTTTTTATACTCAGGAACATATGCAAGGCTTAAAAATGTGAGTTTAGGATATACTCTTCCTGCCGATTATTTTGAAAAAATCGGGCTTAAGAAATTCAGGATTTATATCCAGGCAGAAAACCTTCTCACATTTTATAAACATAAAGGAATGGATCCTGAGCAGGCCTTGGATGGTACCACCTATTACAGATATCCTGCTATGAGAACAATTACTTTCGGCCTTCAGGCGACTCTTTAACTTTAAAATTGAAACAATGAAACAATTAAAATATTTATCTGTTAGTCTTTTGGCATTATGGTCGCTGGCCAGCTGTGAAAGTGAACTGGATACGGCTCCTACCAACCAGGCCAATGATGTTGAGGTTTTTAAAACAGCAGAAAGTGCAGAGACGGTTATTAATGGAGCATGGGCAAAATTCAATGATGACGGGACTACCTATGCGAATATCGGTTACTCTACCGTTTTGAGGACAAGTGATGCAATGGGAAGTGATGTAGCGGTATTGACCAATAAATATGGTTTTGCATCTGCTTACGCTTTCACCGAGATGGTGAATAGTACTACAAGCCGTCCGTTGTTTATCTGGTCATTATTGTATTCCACCATCAACAATATGAATAATGTTCTTGCAAAAATAGATGGTACGGAGGGCAGCCAGGAAAAAAAGAACCAGGTGAAAGGCCAGGCAAAAGCATTGCGCGCTTTCTGCTACCTTAATCTGGCCAGTTTTTATCAGTTTAGTTATCTTAAAGATAAAACAGCCCTGACCGCTCCTATTTATACTGAACCTTCTACTATAAACTCAGTCGGGAAGAAAAAAGCAAGCCTGGAAGAAATTTATACTTTGATTAAAAGTGATCTTACGGATGCGGATCATTTATTACAAGAGTATACAAGAAATAATAAAGACAAGATCAACCGTTCTGTAGTCAATGGACTATTAGCCAGAACATACCTGAATACCGGGGAATGGGCAAAAGCTTCAGCTGCTGCAAAAATTGCAAGAGAAGGTTTCCCTTTGATGGCTCCGGAAAAATATAAAGAAGGGTTTAATGATATTAATAATGCAGAATGGATCTGGGGACACGGGCAGACACAGGAACAGTCGGATGCAAGCTATGCTTTTCATTATCTGGATGTGTCTTCTTCCGGAAGTTTTTATTACAGCTTTATGGCGGATCCTTACTTTAAAGATCTGTTTGATACGAATGATATCCGGTATCAGCTGTTTTCATGGGATGGCCTTAAAGGAAGGGAAGGACTGTTGAGATATGCCAAATTTAAATTCAAGCCTACTTTGATTGCGGATATTGTATACATGAGGTCGGCGGAGATGTATCTGATTGAAGCTGAAGCTGAAGCAAGAAACGGAAATACATCACAGGCAGTAGCTGTTTTAAACCAA
Coding sequences within:
- a CDS encoding SusC/RagA family TonB-linked outer membrane protein, whose amino-acid sequence is MIREKLINYTIWIPSVAVFFLGVTGINGQSSGPKKDTLHEKEIDEVVVVAYGKAKRTSYTGSVATISSDKINNRPVTNITKALEGQVPGIQTTSSSGQPGATSTIRIRGIGSISASSDPLYVVDGIPFDGNLNAISPNDIESISVLKDATASALYGSRGANGIIIITTKSGKKGEARVNFNISQGFSGRAVKDYQQVSTDQYFELYWEAMRNGYQSGKVSAQQAAQMATDNIVSGAGLSINPYGAGYPKPVGTDGKLLPGAKALWNDDWRDILQRVASRNQVDLDISGGSEKSNYFFSLGYLDDKGMAIESGFKRYNTRLKLNSEVKKWLNVGVNLSYTNSIQQAPPSSDSKSSNIIQAARVIPSFYPYYERNPDGSYVLDAAGNRIYDFGKYRPTSALQNQNAAATLPLDKNENKEDNFSGKGFLDFTFLPELKFRSSFSVDLVNYNGHYYSNPLIGQGSETNGSVTKSNSRTLSYTTSNILTFDKKWGKHHFNVLGGQEFYKYDYQTISGSRTQFSLPYYYEPDGAALLGSFSGNSDKVSLLSFLGKVEYDFNNTYFLSFSGRADGSSRFSPDNRWGKFWSVGGSWKISNEELIKNLNVFNQLTLRASYGGQGNDKLLRPNGSPLYYAYQELYRFYNNLGEAGTVLEKAATANVKWETNLNLNVGLEFGILKNRIKGNIEYFKRQSQDLLFNMPVAPSLGISDFPANIGTIQNTGFEFSLFTTPVKKDDFQWDLDINLSTLSNKVTRLPKGSIVTGTKLLQEGGSVYDFYIPEWAGVDPSNGKPLWKTISQDANGNTIEGTTSEYAKATRTLQGSALPKVTGGVSTNIIYKNFDFSALLTFKIGGKILDTDYTSLLHNGSAGGRAWSVEMLNRWTPDNPYTDVPALSTTTNNWTSTSSRFLYSGTYARLKNVSLGYTLPADYFEKIGLKKFRIYIQAENLLTFYKHKGMDPEQALDGTTYYRYPAMRTITFGLQATL
- a CDS encoding RagB/SusD family nutrient uptake outer membrane protein, with protein sequence MKQLKYLSVSLLALWSLASCESELDTAPTNQANDVEVFKTAESAETVINGAWAKFNDDGTTYANIGYSTVLRTSDAMGSDVAVLTNKYGFASAYAFTEMVNSTTSRPLFIWSLLYSTINNMNNVLAKIDGTEGSQEKKNQVKGQAKALRAFCYLNLASFYQFSYLKDKTALTAPIYTEPSTINSVGKKKASLEEIYTLIKSDLTDADHLLQEYTRNNKDKINRSVVNGLLARTYLNTGEWAKASAAAKIAREGFPLMAPEKYKEGFNDINNAEWIWGHGQTQEQSDASYAFHYLDVSSSGSFYYSFMADPYFKDLFDTNDIRYQLFSWDGLKGREGLLRYAKFKFKPTLIADIVYMRSAEMYLIEAEAEARNGNTSQAVAVLNQLKTARKANVYSGSLAQDDVVKEILVERRKELFGEGFSLSDIIRTQGTVVRKPFVDADGKPVKVQITTPDGTVKTVDGRGHSVFDFPDKTAFVPNSPYYLFSIPQRETENNPNL